A DNA window from Siniperca chuatsi isolate FFG_IHB_CAS linkage group LG6, ASM2008510v1, whole genome shotgun sequence contains the following coding sequences:
- the hykk.2 gene encoding hydroxylysine kinase isoform X3 encodes MPTAIKLNRRRRGGDSSSSSAIMSVKHAKPNFSQSQVAELVKRLFRLTASEIRSLPSYDDQNFHVLAVEGGEYVLKIMNSEDNCGYGCQKYLVRLLTYLPGITISKAPLTPQLLYETGKTAARMDKILQEMEHPHLSMLQREKFIWSLSNVPLLEAYINVLDGDPLQEVVKSVIHQYKTSVVPKRSNFRKCINHGDFNDLNVLVQPDESDGHRISGILDFGDMNSGYYIHELAITVMYMMTEHPKPIEVGGPVLAGWESVLPLNEAERDCLYVLVLSRFCQSLLLARYSVTLHPENAEYLMISTRKGVQFLCQLWELGKEQVEKVWFQSAAQFSDK; translated from the exons atgccaaccgccataaaactcaacagaagaagaagaggaggcgacagcagcagcagcagcg cAATAATGTCAGTGAAGCATGCCAAGCCCAACTTCAGCCAGTCTCAGGTAGCTGAGTTGGTGAAGAGGCTCTTCAGGCTGACGGCATCAGAAATTCGCTCGCTGCCGAGCTATGATGACCAGAACTTCCATGTGTTGGCCGTTGAGGGTGGCGAGTACGTCCTGAAGATAATGAACTCAGAGGACA ATTGCGGCTATGGCTGTCAGAAGTACCTGGTGCGGCTGTTGACTTATTTGCCTGGAATCACTATTTCCAAGGCTCCTTTAACTCCACAGTTACTGTATGAAACCGGCAAAACAGCAGCCAGAATGGACAAAATCCTACAAGAG atgGAGCACCCTCATCTCAGcatgctgcagagagagaagttcaTATGGAGTCTGTCAAATGTTCCCCTCCTGGAAGCATACATCAATGTATTAGATGGAGATCCTCTTCAGGAGGTTGTGAAGTCTGTCATTCATCAGTACAAGACTTCTGTGGTCCCCAAACGCTCCAATTTCCGCAAGT GCATTAACCACGGTGACTTCAATGACCTCAATGTGCTTGTGCAACCTGATGAGAGTGACGGCCACAGGATTTCTGGCATCCTTGACTTTGGGGACATGAACAGTGGCTACTACATCCATGAGCTAGCCATCACTGTCATGTACATGATGACGGAGCATCCTAAACCCATAGAGGTGGGTGGACCTGTCCTCGCCGGCTGGGAAAGTGTCCTTCCCCTCAACGAGGCAGAGAGAGATTGTCTCTATGTGCTGGTGCTGTCCCGCTTCTGCCAGTCGTTGCTTTTAGCTCGTTACTCCGTGACCCTGCATCCAGAAAATGCAGAGTATCTTATGATTTCAACCAGGAAGGGTGTCCAGTTTCTCTGTCAACTCTGGGAGCTTGGAAAGGAGCAGGTGGAGAAGGTGTGGTTTCAGAGTGCTGCTCAATTCAGTGACAAATAG
- the hykk.2 gene encoding hydroxylysine kinase isoform X2, which produces MSVKHAKPNFSQSQVAELVKRLFRLTASEIRSLPSYDDQNFHVLAVEGGEYVLKIMNSEDSKNPSLVEVQTYAMSFLHQNGLPAQTALPTTLGQLMSLEEIDCGYGCQKYLVRLLTYLPGITISKAPLTPQLLYETGKTAARMDKILQEMEHPHLSMLQREKFIWSLSNVPLLEAYINVLDGDPLQEVVKSVIHQYKTSVVPKRSNFRKCINHGDFNDLNVLVQPDESDGHRISGILDFGDMNSGYYIHELAITVMYMMTEHPKPIEVGGPVLAGWESVLPLNEAERDCLYVLVLSRFCQSLLLARYSVTLHPENAEYLMISTRKGVQFLCQLWELGKEQVEKVWFQSAAQFSDK; this is translated from the exons ATGTCAGTGAAGCATGCCAAGCCCAACTTCAGCCAGTCTCAGGTAGCTGAGTTGGTGAAGAGGCTCTTCAGGCTGACGGCATCAGAAATTCGCTCGCTGCCGAGCTATGATGACCAGAACTTCCATGTGTTGGCCGTTGAGGGTGGCGAGTACGTCCTGAAGATAATGAACTCAGAGGACAGTAAGAACCCCAGCCTGGTTGAGGTGCAGACCTATGCCATGTCCTTCTTGCACCAGAATGGACTTCCTGCCCAAACAGCTCTGCCTACCACTTTAGGACAGCTCATGAGTCTGGAAGAAATAG ATTGCGGCTATGGCTGTCAGAAGTACCTGGTGCGGCTGTTGACTTATTTGCCTGGAATCACTATTTCCAAGGCTCCTTTAACTCCACAGTTACTGTATGAAACCGGCAAAACAGCAGCCAGAATGGACAAAATCCTACAAGAG atgGAGCACCCTCATCTCAGcatgctgcagagagagaagttcaTATGGAGTCTGTCAAATGTTCCCCTCCTGGAAGCATACATCAATGTATTAGATGGAGATCCTCTTCAGGAGGTTGTGAAGTCTGTCATTCATCAGTACAAGACTTCTGTGGTCCCCAAACGCTCCAATTTCCGCAAGT GCATTAACCACGGTGACTTCAATGACCTCAATGTGCTTGTGCAACCTGATGAGAGTGACGGCCACAGGATTTCTGGCATCCTTGACTTTGGGGACATGAACAGTGGCTACTACATCCATGAGCTAGCCATCACTGTCATGTACATGATGACGGAGCATCCTAAACCCATAGAGGTGGGTGGACCTGTCCTCGCCGGCTGGGAAAGTGTCCTTCCCCTCAACGAGGCAGAGAGAGATTGTCTCTATGTGCTGGTGCTGTCCCGCTTCTGCCAGTCGTTGCTTTTAGCTCGTTACTCCGTGACCCTGCATCCAGAAAATGCAGAGTATCTTATGATTTCAACCAGGAAGGGTGTCCAGTTTCTCTGTCAACTCTGGGAGCTTGGAAAGGAGCAGGTGGAGAAGGTGTGGTTTCAGAGTGCTGCTCAATTCAGTGACAAATAG
- the hykk.2 gene encoding hydroxylysine kinase isoform X1 → MPTAIKLNRRRRGGDSSSSSAIMSVKHAKPNFSQSQVAELVKRLFRLTASEIRSLPSYDDQNFHVLAVEGGEYVLKIMNSEDSKNPSLVEVQTYAMSFLHQNGLPAQTALPTTLGQLMSLEEIDCGYGCQKYLVRLLTYLPGITISKAPLTPQLLYETGKTAARMDKILQEMEHPHLSMLQREKFIWSLSNVPLLEAYINVLDGDPLQEVVKSVIHQYKTSVVPKRSNFRKCINHGDFNDLNVLVQPDESDGHRISGILDFGDMNSGYYIHELAITVMYMMTEHPKPIEVGGPVLAGWESVLPLNEAERDCLYVLVLSRFCQSLLLARYSVTLHPENAEYLMISTRKGVQFLCQLWELGKEQVEKVWFQSAAQFSDK, encoded by the exons atgccaaccgccataaaactcaacagaagaagaagaggaggcgacagcagcagcagcagcg cAATAATGTCAGTGAAGCATGCCAAGCCCAACTTCAGCCAGTCTCAGGTAGCTGAGTTGGTGAAGAGGCTCTTCAGGCTGACGGCATCAGAAATTCGCTCGCTGCCGAGCTATGATGACCAGAACTTCCATGTGTTGGCCGTTGAGGGTGGCGAGTACGTCCTGAAGATAATGAACTCAGAGGACAGTAAGAACCCCAGCCTGGTTGAGGTGCAGACCTATGCCATGTCCTTCTTGCACCAGAATGGACTTCCTGCCCAAACAGCTCTGCCTACCACTTTAGGACAGCTCATGAGTCTGGAAGAAATAG ATTGCGGCTATGGCTGTCAGAAGTACCTGGTGCGGCTGTTGACTTATTTGCCTGGAATCACTATTTCCAAGGCTCCTTTAACTCCACAGTTACTGTATGAAACCGGCAAAACAGCAGCCAGAATGGACAAAATCCTACAAGAG atgGAGCACCCTCATCTCAGcatgctgcagagagagaagttcaTATGGAGTCTGTCAAATGTTCCCCTCCTGGAAGCATACATCAATGTATTAGATGGAGATCCTCTTCAGGAGGTTGTGAAGTCTGTCATTCATCAGTACAAGACTTCTGTGGTCCCCAAACGCTCCAATTTCCGCAAGT GCATTAACCACGGTGACTTCAATGACCTCAATGTGCTTGTGCAACCTGATGAGAGTGACGGCCACAGGATTTCTGGCATCCTTGACTTTGGGGACATGAACAGTGGCTACTACATCCATGAGCTAGCCATCACTGTCATGTACATGATGACGGAGCATCCTAAACCCATAGAGGTGGGTGGACCTGTCCTCGCCGGCTGGGAAAGTGTCCTTCCCCTCAACGAGGCAGAGAGAGATTGTCTCTATGTGCTGGTGCTGTCCCGCTTCTGCCAGTCGTTGCTTTTAGCTCGTTACTCCGTGACCCTGCATCCAGAAAATGCAGAGTATCTTATGATTTCAACCAGGAAGGGTGTCCAGTTTCTCTGTCAACTCTGGGAGCTTGGAAAGGAGCAGGTGGAGAAGGTGTGGTTTCAGAGTGCTGCTCAATTCAGTGACAAATAG